From the genome of Methanothermobacter sp., one region includes:
- a CDS encoding TetR/AcrR family transcriptional regulator, which translates to MNSTREKILEAAREIFIKKGYKGATTRKIAQKAGVSEVTLFRKFKSKSSLLKEILNENTILSSKIFKKLLESELRDKPEEFLYRLAKEFFKLVVEKKIDLIFIILVEKELEEHGLEEWELLDSINRTLYSNLTNYFKEQIKKGNIRKINPETAALIFVSYLSHVNLLSHFKECEIQEEKYIKNFINILLNGIKGGTSKC; encoded by the coding sequence ATGAATAGCACCCGAGAAAAAATACTTGAAGCTGCAAGGGAAATTTTCATAAAAAAAGGATATAAAGGTGCTACAACACGTAAAATCGCCCAAAAGGCGGGTGTAAGTGAAGTTACATTATTCAGGAAATTCAAATCAAAAAGCAGCCTGCTCAAGGAAATACTAAACGAAAACACCATCCTATCATCCAAGATATTCAAAAAACTCTTAGAATCAGAGCTCAGAGACAAACCCGAAGAATTCCTATATAGACTAGCAAAAGAATTCTTCAAACTGGTCGTTGAAAAAAAAATAGACCTAATATTCATAATACTCGTGGAAAAAGAACTAGAAGAACACGGCCTAGAAGAATGGGAACTACTAGACTCAATCAACAGGACACTATACTCCAACCTAACCAACTATTTCAAAGAACAAATTAAAAAAGGCAACATCCGAAAGATCAACCCAGAAACAGCAGCACTAATCTTCGTAAGCTACCTCTCACATGTAAACCTACTATCACACTTCAAAGAATGCGAAATACAAGAAGAGAAATACATCAAAAACTTCATCAACATCCTCCTAAATGGGATAAAAGGAGGAACATCAAAATGCTGA
- a CDS encoding slipin family protein, with protein sequence MNPLLLIVTAIILLVIASLSIKIVKQYERGVVFRLGRVIGVREPGLRFIIPFVDRMVKVSLRIVTMPIPSQKIITQDNVSIDVAAVAYFKVVDPLKAVVAIEDYYGAVNQISQTTVRNVIGQFALDEVLSETAKINEKIKEIIDSHSEPWGINVTTVEIKDIKLPEGMQRAMAKQAEAEREKRAKIITAEGEYLSASKLGEAADVIAQHPIALQLRNLQVLSEIATEKNSTIIFPAQFMSSINDIKKFIEKEMESLKGLR encoded by the coding sequence ATGAACCCATTATTATTAATAGTTACCGCGATAATATTACTTGTTATAGCGTCCCTCTCTATAAAGATTGTCAAACAATATGAAAGGGGCGTCGTTTTCAGACTAGGGAGAGTTATAGGTGTCAGAGAACCTGGTCTACGTTTTATAATCCCATTTGTGGATCGGATGGTGAAAGTCTCCCTTAGGATAGTGACAATGCCCATACCATCACAAAAGATAATAACCCAAGATAATGTATCTATTGACGTTGCAGCAGTAGCATATTTTAAGGTTGTAGACCCCTTAAAGGCTGTTGTGGCAATAGAAGATTACTACGGAGCAGTGAACCAAATATCCCAGACAACAGTAAGAAATGTTATAGGACAATTCGCCCTTGATGAAGTGCTTTCAGAAACCGCCAAAATCAACGAAAAGATCAAGGAGATCATTGACAGTCACAGTGAACCATGGGGTATAAACGTTACCACAGTAGAAATAAAAGACATTAAACTACCAGAAGGCATGCAAAGGGCCATGGCCAAACAAGCCGAGGCTGAAAGAGAGAAGAGGGCTAAAATTATCACAGCAGAGGGTGAATACCTTTCAGCTTCAAAACTTGGCGAGGCTGCTGATGTTATAGCACAACATCCTATAGCACTACAACTTAGAAACTTACAAGTGCTCAGTGAAATAGCCACCGAGAAAAATTCCACTATAATATTCCCGGCCCAGTTTATGTCAAGTATAAATGATATAAAAAAGTTTATAGAAAAAGAGATGGAATCCCTAAAAGGGCTACGCTGA
- the pyrE gene encoding orotate phosphoribosyltransferase yields MRRKAEKEKIKRRLLELLQEKKVIKTGSFILSSGKKSNYYVDIKKAITDPQILDLIAELIKVEIKGEKIDRIAGPALGAVPIATAVSLKTKKPLIIIRKEKKEYGTSKLIEGSIKEGDHVAIVEDVTTTGNSLLRAIKIIEENGGQVKRAFVIVDREEGARENLQKEGFILKPLFFVSQVK; encoded by the coding sequence ATGCGCAGGAAAGCTGAGAAGGAAAAGATTAAAAGGCGCCTTTTAGAGCTATTGCAGGAAAAAAAAGTTATAAAAACAGGTTCTTTCATTCTATCCTCCGGGAAAAAAAGCAACTATTATGTAGATATTAAAAAGGCTATAACAGACCCACAAATCCTGGATTTGATAGCGGAACTGATAAAAGTGGAGATAAAAGGCGAAAAAATTGATAGGATAGCTGGACCGGCCTTGGGGGCTGTGCCTATCGCCACAGCAGTATCACTCAAAACTAAAAAGCCACTTATCATAATAAGAAAAGAAAAAAAGGAATATGGAACCTCAAAATTGATCGAAGGCAGTATAAAAGAGGGTGACCATGTGGCGATAGTTGAAGATGTTACAACAACAGGAAACTCTCTCCTAAGGGCCATCAAAATAATAGAAGAGAATGGTGGCCAAGTTAAAAGGGCATTTGTGATAGTAGACCGTGAAGAAGGAGCGAGAGAAAATCTTCAAAAGGAAGGTTTCATTCTAAAACCCCTATTTTTCGTCAGTCAAGTGAAATAA
- a CDS encoding VOC family protein codes for MKIKYATIIVENMEKSIKFYTEVMGFKVDSQYDLGPNGRITLLKGEGETMVELIKNPVDKPGLFSIGIDVEDLETTIKKLKSKGAKVTMEPTPITVGLLAFIEDPNGVRIALIQHN; via the coding sequence ATGAAGATTAAATATGCCACTATAATAGTTGAGAACATGGAAAAATCAATTAAGTTTTATACAGAAGTGATGGGATTTAAAGTAGACAGTCAATACGATCTCGGACCAAATGGAAGAATAACATTATTAAAGGGTGAAGGAGAAACCATGGTGGAACTCATTAAAAATCCAGTTGATAAACCAGGATTATTCTCCATAGGAATAGATGTCGAAGACCTAGAAACTACAATTAAAAAACTTAAATCTAAGGGTGCTAAAGTCACAATGGAGCCAACTCCAATAACAGTCGGACTTCTCGCATTTATAGAAGACCCAAACGGGGTTCGAATAGCACTAATCCAACATAATTGA
- a CDS encoding M28 family peptidase yields MRYKIVLIVAIIAILAVSMAFYTPSKEKKELKVLNVSAVAREFEPANAMDFSKEICKLGPRYGGNDAELKAADLMEKKLKENGIEAYKEKVDLGGGKHTYNVIGVINGTNPDKYIIIASHIDSPGFCEGATDDAAALGIQAEIARVLSSKGVKPEKTILIIGFGGEELWFKGSEDFVKKHPEIVRNCEAMIDLNCVGAGENIFLVQYSYQPKPVEGDPKIINFTKECAEELGHPVTIGETTYPSDTYPFYYNKIKRVPVCQVMSQPFEVPPWSSENTADKLDQEDIKKIGETITLVLLKLAG; encoded by the coding sequence TTGAGGTACAAGATTGTGTTGATAGTGGCTATAATCGCAATATTGGCGGTTTCAATGGCATTTTACACCCCATCCAAGGAAAAAAAGGAACTGAAAGTGTTAAATGTATCAGCAGTTGCTAGGGAATTTGAACCGGCGAATGCAATGGATTTTAGCAAGGAAATATGCAAATTAGGGCCTAGATATGGGGGTAATGATGCCGAGTTAAAGGCTGCAGATCTTATGGAGAAAAAACTCAAAGAGAATGGTATAGAAGCCTATAAAGAAAAAGTGGACCTTGGAGGGGGCAAGCACACTTACAATGTTATTGGGGTTATCAACGGCACTAACCCAGATAAATACATTATCATAGCTTCACATATTGATTCTCCAGGATTTTGTGAAGGAGCGACCGATGATGCCGCCGCACTAGGAATACAAGCCGAAATCGCGAGAGTATTATCGTCTAAAGGCGTCAAACCCGAAAAAACCATTCTAATTATAGGATTCGGTGGCGAGGAACTTTGGTTTAAAGGCTCTGAGGATTTCGTGAAAAAACATCCGGAAATAGTCCGAAACTGTGAAGCAATGATAGACTTGAACTGTGTAGGTGCCGGTGAAAACATATTCTTGGTTCAGTATAGTTATCAGCCAAAGCCAGTCGAAGGAGACCCTAAAATAATCAATTTCACAAAAGAATGCGCAGAAGAATTAGGCCATCCAGTTACTATAGGAGAAACAACATACCCTAGTGATACATACCCATTTTACTATAACAAAATCAAAAGAGTGCCAGTCTGTCAGGTAATGAGCCAACCGTTCGAAGTACCGCCATGGAGTTCCGAGAACACCGCAGACAAACTCGACCAAGAAGACATTAAAAAAATAGGCGAAACAATAACACTAGTCCTCTTAAAACTAGCAGGATAA
- a CDS encoding orotate phosphoribosyltransferase, translating into MEVRGVCSLCGKVAFLHTCHLCGALVCPDCYVPELGVCRICAGKLRRKRLKGAF; encoded by the coding sequence TTGGAAGTTAGAGGTGTGTGCAGCCTCTGTGGTAAAGTGGCGTTTTTACATACTTGCCATCTATGCGGAGCCCTCGTATGCCCAGATTGTTATGTTCCAGAATTGGGAGTTTGTAGGATATGCGCAGGAAAGCTGAGAAGGAAAAGATTAAAAGGCGCCTTTTAG
- a CDS encoding radical SAM protein produces MDVVLLNPQDKTAVKNKLGLSLPPLNLMYLAASLEKASFSVKIIDDDLKKWGYEKIAKIIEKLNPLIVGVTATTATIKSSLEYIKTIKSLLPDVLTVIGGPHPTFLPLDTLKSLKELDVVVIGEGEETITDLAEKYEKKDMKGLEEVKGIAYRAGSKLRINEPRPLIKDLDKLPFPARHLIPFHEYETSNEEAGGMITSRGCVYSCEYCSSSLIMGKKFRFRSPENVVDEIEELVYKYGLHDIAFLDDTFMLHRRRAQAIADEIKARGIDVSFVTSSRVDMVKRSILEKLKSAGMSTIYYGVESGSQRILDLMKKGITLQQAKDAVKTAKSVGVDVIASFILGYPGETPEEMDKTIDFSIKLDPDYSQYSILTPFPGTPIYYKLKKDGLLEEDWDKYTVIQPVIKYEKLGLSKELVKRKLVKAYFKFYSRPSYLLRHTHMIKVFLETFYRTYIEPNLPFKDVITSKSA; encoded by the coding sequence GTGGATGTGGTCCTCCTAAACCCCCAGGATAAAACCGCAGTTAAAAACAAACTAGGATTAAGTTTACCCCCATTAAACTTAATGTATCTTGCAGCATCATTGGAGAAGGCATCATTTTCTGTCAAAATAATAGATGACGATCTCAAGAAGTGGGGATATGAAAAAATAGCTAAGATAATAGAAAAACTCAACCCCCTCATTGTGGGTGTCACAGCAACCACAGCAACAATCAAAAGCAGCCTAGAATATATCAAAACCATTAAAAGTCTACTACCAGATGTTCTCACAGTTATCGGGGGACCCCATCCAACATTTTTACCATTAGACACCCTAAAGAGTCTAAAGGAACTCGACGTGGTCGTGATAGGTGAAGGGGAAGAAACCATCACAGACCTCGCCGAAAAGTATGAAAAAAAGGACATGAAAGGCCTGGAGGAAGTTAAAGGGATAGCATACCGTGCAGGATCTAAGTTAAGGATTAACGAGCCGCGTCCACTTATAAAAGACCTTGATAAGCTCCCATTCCCGGCAAGACACCTCATACCATTCCACGAATATGAAACATCAAACGAAGAAGCTGGAGGGATGATAACAAGCAGGGGTTGCGTATACTCTTGTGAATACTGCTCATCCTCCCTTATCATGGGGAAAAAATTCCGTTTCAGGAGCCCAGAAAATGTGGTGGACGAAATCGAAGAACTCGTATACAAGTATGGCCTCCATGATATAGCATTCCTCGATGATACATTTATGTTACACCGTAGAAGAGCCCAAGCCATAGCAGATGAAATCAAAGCAAGGGGTATAGATGTTAGTTTCGTGACATCATCAAGGGTCGACATGGTCAAAAGGTCAATTTTAGAAAAGCTTAAATCTGCTGGTATGAGCACAATATATTATGGTGTCGAATCAGGATCACAGAGGATACTGGATCTTATGAAGAAGGGTATAACACTCCAACAGGCAAAAGATGCTGTTAAAACTGCTAAAAGTGTTGGAGTGGATGTTATAGCATCATTCATATTAGGTTATCCTGGTGAGACCCCAGAGGAGATGGATAAAACAATAGATTTTTCAATTAAACTGGATCCAGATTATAGCCAGTATTCTATTCTAACACCATTCCCTGGAACACCTATATATTATAAACTGAAAAAGGATGGTCTGCTTGAAGAAGACTGGGACAAGTATACTGTTATACAGCCAGTGATAAAATATGAAAAATTGGGCTTGAGCAAAGAACTCGTGAAAAGAAAACTCGTAAAAGCATACTTCAAATTTTACTCAAGACCATCATACTTGTTAAGACACACTCACATGATAAAGGTATTCCTTGAAACATTCTATAGGACTTATATAGAGCCCAATCTCCCTTTCAAGGATGTTATCACATCTAAATCAGCGTAG
- a CDS encoding radical SAM protein → MLTKGSEDETNMGDMINAFKRIAENPLSRLLINFMLHKCEKDDKTRLEAALDNYINDRNCCMECKILSYFLSHIIKSGAKAFGVTEEELKKQMSDQYWLQGLINVLKGIGIFGVRRPFVPGAPFQVVWNITHRCNMNCKHCYETAGTPQKNELDKNEVIEAIDILADNGVTSLAFSGGEPSIHPNILDYISHARERGLYVAMATNGYILADEGRCQKFVDAGLQFVQVSIDSLNPNVHDTFRGVKGSWKRACKAVKNFSAHDVFVEVAMTVTAENYHQIQGMIELASQLGADWLMLFNFIPTGRGIENINLDISPSRRYRILRDAYYGNFNNGIQVLSTAPQFARVAEELNTCDNQIIPTHFYNPEYTNPDLRQLADFIGGCGAGRFYLSMEPNGDIYPCVFFPHQDELKIGNILEDDFEKLWKNNSILEVLRDREQLHGTCHTCKSKNICGGCRARAYGYFKDICAPDPGCIKNQNLWDKIKESALAK, encoded by the coding sequence ATGCTGACTAAAGGAAGTGAAGATGAAACCAACATGGGGGACATGATCAACGCGTTCAAAAGAATAGCCGAAAATCCCCTATCAAGACTTTTAATAAACTTCATGCTCCACAAATGCGAAAAAGATGACAAAACACGCCTAGAAGCCGCCTTAGACAATTATATAAACGATAGAAACTGTTGTATGGAATGCAAAATCCTATCATACTTCCTCTCACATATAATAAAAAGCGGGGCAAAAGCATTTGGGGTAACGGAAGAAGAACTAAAAAAACAAATGAGCGACCAATATTGGCTACAAGGCTTGATAAACGTCCTCAAAGGTATAGGCATTTTCGGAGTTAGAAGACCATTCGTGCCAGGAGCACCATTCCAAGTCGTCTGGAACATCACACACCGCTGCAACATGAACTGCAAACACTGCTATGAAACCGCAGGCACCCCACAAAAAAACGAACTAGACAAAAATGAAGTAATAGAGGCCATAGACATCCTAGCAGATAATGGTGTCACATCACTCGCATTTTCTGGTGGAGAACCAAGCATCCACCCAAATATACTCGACTACATATCACATGCAAGGGAAAGGGGCCTATATGTTGCAATGGCAACCAACGGTTACATATTAGCTGATGAAGGTCGTTGCCAAAAATTCGTGGATGCAGGCTTGCAATTCGTCCAAGTTAGTATTGATAGTTTAAATCCAAATGTTCATGACACTTTTCGCGGCGTTAAAGGCTCATGGAAGCGGGCTTGCAAGGCTGTTAAGAATTTCTCAGCTCATGATGTTTTTGTTGAAGTGGCTATGACGGTAACGGCCGAAAATTATCATCAAATCCAGGGTATGATAGAATTAGCCAGCCAACTTGGTGCTGATTGGCTCATGCTATTCAACTTCATCCCCACAGGTAGAGGAATAGAAAATATAAACCTCGACATATCACCCAGTAGAAGGTATAGGATATTGCGTGATGCATATTATGGCAATTTTAACAATGGTATACAAGTGCTTTCCACGGCACCACAATTTGCAAGGGTGGCTGAGGAACTTAACACGTGTGATAATCAGATTATCCCCACACATTTCTACAATCCAGAATATACAAACCCTGACTTGAGACAGTTAGCAGATTTTATAGGTGGCTGCGGTGCTGGAAGATTCTACCTAAGCATGGAACCCAACGGAGACATATACCCTTGTGTATTCTTCCCCCACCAAGACGAACTTAAAATAGGTAACATCCTAGAAGACGATTTCGAAAAACTTTGGAAAAATAATAGTATACTAGAAGTTCTAAGGGATAGGGAACAGCTCCATGGCACTTGTCACACATGCAAGTCAAAGAATATTTGCGGGGGATGCAGGGCAAGGGCATACGGGTACTTCAAGGATATATGCGCCCCAGACCCTGGATGCATAAAAAACCAAAACCTCTGGGATAAGATAAAAGAAAGTGCACTTGCAAAATAA